One stretch of Thermococcus sp. MAR1 DNA includes these proteins:
- a CDS encoding hydroxyacid dehydrogenase, giving the protein MKVLVAAPLHERAIEILKNAGFDVIFEEYPDEARLLELVGDVDAIIVRSKPRVTRKVIEVAPKLKVIGRAGVGLDNIDLEAAKERGIKVVNSPGASSRSVAELAVALMFNVARKIAFADRKMREGIWAKKQAMGIELEGKTLGIVGFGRIGYQIAKIAKALGMKVLLYDPYPNEKRAKEVGGKFVDLETLLRESDVVTLHVPLVEQTYHLINEERLKLMKPTSILINAARGAVVDTGALVKALQEGWIAGAGLDVFEEEPLPKDHPLTKLDNVVLTPHIGASTVEAQMRAGVQVAEQIVEVLKG; this is encoded by the coding sequence GTGAAGGTTCTCGTTGCGGCCCCCCTGCACGAGAGGGCGATAGAGATTTTGAAGAACGCCGGTTTTGATGTTATCTTTGAGGAATATCCCGATGAGGCTCGCCTTCTGGAGCTCGTAGGGGATGTTGATGCCATAATCGTTAGGAGCAAGCCCAGAGTGACGAGAAAGGTCATCGAGGTGGCTCCAAAGCTCAAGGTCATCGGAAGGGCCGGTGTCGGGCTGGACAACATAGACCTTGAGGCGGCAAAGGAGAGGGGCATTAAAGTCGTCAACAGTCCCGGTGCCTCAAGCAGAAGCGTCGCCGAGCTTGCCGTTGCTCTCATGTTCAACGTGGCCAGGAAGATAGCCTTCGCCGACAGGAAGATGAGGGAAGGTATCTGGGCCAAGAAGCAGGCTATGGGAATCGAGCTTGAGGGCAAGACCCTCGGAATAGTCGGCTTTGGAAGAATAGGCTACCAGATAGCCAAGATAGCCAAAGCCCTCGGCATGAAAGTCCTGCTCTACGACCCCTACCCGAACGAAAAACGGGCCAAAGAGGTCGGTGGGAAGTTCGTTGACCTCGAGACCCTCCTGAGGGAGAGCGATGTAGTCACTCTCCACGTCCCGTTAGTGGAGCAAACCTACCACCTCATCAACGAGGAGCGCCTTAAGCTCATGAAGCCGACCTCGATACTCATAAACGCGGCTAGGGGGGCTGTGGTTGACACCGGAGCACTCGTTAAGGCCCTCCAGGAGGGTTGGATCGCTGGAGCTGGCCTGGACGTCTTCGAGGAGGAGCCCCTCCCGAAGGATCACCCGCTCACAAAGCTCGACAACGTTGTCCTTACTCCCCACATAGGGGCCTCAACCGTCGAGGCCCAGATGAGGGCTGGAGTCCAGGTCGCGGAGCAGATAGTCGAGGTTCTGAAGGGCTGA
- a CDS encoding ATP-binding protein — protein MNVEELKRVLADQWDTLSRKLERENIVGRELKGRIVANFSPTAHIITGPRRSGKSVLSATLPGRPLYVNFEDPAMAGFAIGDYRRLMQAGYELFGQFDYVVLDEVQEVEGWERMVSVLRDDYPTVVTGSNARLLSREFATYLTGRYLSYTLLPFSFREFLTYRKIEPDVKTTRDEALIKRALTEYIERGGFPEALHFGREYLINLYNDIITRDVIVRYGVRNVRELKEVAFYLFSNFAGRFTYSKTKNALGIGNIETVKNYVEYLESAYLIFELPKFSFKPKEVVRSDKKVYAVDTGMLNAVLPKVSENIGRLMENAVFLELLRFKYYRRPGLELYHYRDTRGEVDFVVRDKEETELIQVTYASGEDEVASREVENLFRVMKLFRVKTGTLVTWDYSGEIRRDNLTVKAVPLWRWLLNFRVNLFNPKRNFQQVNAN, from the coding sequence ATGAACGTTGAGGAACTTAAGAGAGTATTGGCCGATCAGTGGGATACCCTGAGCAGGAAGCTTGAGCGGGAGAACATCGTCGGGAGAGAACTGAAGGGGAGGATCGTTGCTAACTTCAGCCCAACGGCTCACATAATAACCGGGCCGAGGCGCTCCGGAAAATCCGTTCTCTCGGCGACCCTTCCCGGCAGGCCCCTCTATGTAAACTTTGAGGATCCTGCGATGGCGGGTTTCGCGATTGGGGACTATAGGAGGCTTATGCAGGCAGGTTACGAGCTTTTTGGTCAGTTTGATTACGTGGTTCTTGACGAGGTTCAGGAAGTCGAGGGCTGGGAGAGGATGGTTTCGGTTCTTAGGGACGACTATCCAACAGTCGTTACCGGGAGCAATGCCCGGCTTCTTTCACGGGAGTTCGCAACGTATCTGACTGGAAGATACCTGAGCTATACACTCCTGCCGTTTTCGTTCAGGGAGTTTTTAACGTACCGGAAAATTGAGCCGGATGTTAAGACAACGAGGGACGAGGCTCTGATAAAGAGGGCCCTAACGGAGTACATCGAGCGCGGTGGCTTCCCAGAGGCTCTGCACTTCGGCAGGGAGTACCTCATAAATCTCTACAACGATATCATCACGAGGGATGTCATAGTCCGCTATGGCGTTAGAAACGTCCGTGAGCTGAAGGAGGTCGCCTTCTACCTCTTCTCGAACTTCGCCGGACGATTTACATACAGCAAGACAAAGAACGCCCTCGGAATCGGCAACATCGAGACGGTGAAGAACTACGTTGAGTACCTTGAGTCCGCCTACCTGATTTTTGAGCTTCCCAAGTTCTCCTTCAAGCCCAAAGAGGTCGTGAGGAGCGATAAGAAGGTCTACGCAGTTGACACGGGAATGCTCAATGCGGTCCTTCCAAAGGTTTCGGAAAACATCGGTAGGCTCATGGAGAATGCAGTCTTTCTTGAACTCCTGCGGTTCAAATATTACAGGAGACCCGGCCTTGAACTCTACCATTATCGGGACACCAGGGGCGAGGTGGACTTTGTTGTTAGGGATAAAGAGGAGACCGAACTCATACAGGTTACGTATGCCTCGGGTGAGGACGAGGTAGCTTCAAGGGAAGTGGAGAACCTTTTCAGGGTTATGAAACTGTTCCGCGTGAAAACTGGGACGCTCGTGACGTGGGACTACTCCGGTGAGATAAGGCGAGACAACCTAACCGTTAAGGCTGTTCCGCTCTGGAGGTGGCTTTTAAATTTTCGCGTCAACCTTTTTAATCCCAAACGCAACTTTCAACAGGTGAATGCCAATTGA
- a CDS encoding fumarate hydratase, translating to MIDAVVEAIRLAVTRIPDDVVLAIREAYEREESKIARFNLRNILKSIEIGKIESIPVCQDTGTVTFFVEAGVESPCLGGLRDLLTEATRRATHEIPLRPNAVNVLTGRNSGDNTGRDVPLIHWELVPGDAIRIAVLPKGGGSENCSALAMLTPGEGWEGVRRFVVEHVKACGGKPCPPIVLGIGVGGSADYALLLAKKALLRKVGERNPDRRIAKIEVELLEEVNSLGVGPMGMGGETTALDVKIEAAHRHPASFPVGLVVQCWANRRAFVEIKPDGSAVVRV from the coding sequence TTGATTGATGCCGTCGTCGAGGCGATAAGGCTGGCCGTCACGAGGATTCCCGATGATGTCGTTTTGGCCATCAGGGAGGCTTACGAGCGAGAGGAGAGCAAAATAGCGCGCTTCAACCTCAGAAACATTCTCAAGTCCATAGAGATTGGTAAAATCGAGTCCATTCCCGTCTGCCAGGACACGGGCACGGTGACCTTCTTCGTCGAGGCCGGCGTTGAGAGTCCCTGCCTCGGTGGACTCAGAGACCTGCTCACCGAGGCTACGAGGAGGGCAACTCATGAGATTCCCCTCCGGCCAAACGCCGTTAACGTCCTTACCGGAAGGAACTCCGGCGACAACACGGGCAGGGACGTTCCCCTAATCCACTGGGAGCTCGTTCCGGGGGATGCGATAAGGATAGCCGTTCTTCCGAAGGGAGGGGGAAGCGAGAACTGCTCCGCTCTGGCTATGCTGACCCCTGGCGAGGGCTGGGAGGGAGTGAGGCGCTTTGTCGTCGAGCACGTTAAGGCCTGCGGCGGGAAGCCCTGTCCTCCGATTGTCCTGGGGATAGGCGTTGGTGGGAGTGCGGATTATGCGTTGCTCCTGGCCAAAAAGGCCCTGCTGAGAAAAGTGGGGGAGAGGAATCCCGATAGGAGAATAGCGAAGATCGAGGTCGAGCTCCTGGAGGAGGTCAACTCCCTGGGAGTAGGCCCGATGGGCATGGGCGGAGAAACAACCGCTTTGGACGTCAAGATAGAGGCCGCCCACAGGCACCCCGCGAGCTTCCCGGTAGGTCTGGTCGTCCAGTGCTGGGCCAACAGGAGGGCGTTCGTCGAGATAAAGCCCGACGGGAGTGCTGTGGTCAGGGTTTAG
- a CDS encoding ArsR family transcriptional regulator, protein MNFSNDVSVLKSILSETNLQIISLLRTDSLNTREIARLLQKDETQISRGLRGLERMGIVEGRWVRLRGRNVKLYSLKCDEFSVRFTAGGVEVVMGETVYHRPQPLPASSAPEVENFVGRDEELKLLKGSSPVVAVFGIAGIGKSSLVARAFDDAFWYSMDGSESLEYIAWRMALHLNMKGFPELIEYLRAGGRDPKSMKGLILEGIEETRSVIVFEDIHKCTDGEIESFLRFLSSRVERGKLVLISREKPRVDYERVLFIHLRGLKVEESHRLLNLRIPGITPKEAVRLHHLTLGHPLLLALAAEARGVAGDRTSLFEYLLGEIYEKLDERERLVLQVLALFDEPVELPALKRMTYGSAFLVLYSLLNKGLVERKDENYYLHDLLRAFIREISEVDEKSHYREYISYLLEKNTARDFLTAFKYAIRLGDEQMIADITELRIRRLWRVALDFPTTYMRLLRKVEDSPYAKKEMARLYFNRGFFERALGLWHKALEGIEGDFHRFDVLMMLVDVHCEMGNIELAEETLSELEGIFRSHRDDPYIELGYYIELTKVRTFKREREKALEGAFKELEAVRSYPEPYPELEALILYHIGYLYVELGELQRALTYYREGLETAKAYSLPFMMNLGYLQMGIVQYYLRNFNEAAGNAEKAAEYFLGVRNYRRALDALFRLTVSLMGLGEYGKAENQAKKMAEITQSTNYPPGWTAYLLIGILRELRGEDGGEYLETGLEKLRDNDYLYRGLFEELTVLFDERDVNFWLSRGSKP, encoded by the coding sequence GTGAACTTTTCGAACGACGTGTCCGTGCTGAAATCGATTCTCAGCGAGACGAACCTCCAGATAATCTCACTCCTCAGGACAGACTCCCTGAACACAAGGGAGATAGCCCGGCTTCTCCAGAAGGACGAAACGCAGATCTCCAGGGGATTAAGGGGCCTTGAGAGGATGGGCATCGTTGAGGGAAGGTGGGTTCGGCTGAGGGGCAGAAACGTCAAGTTATACTCCCTCAAGTGCGATGAGTTCAGCGTCCGTTTCACAGCGGGGGGAGTCGAGGTGGTTATGGGGGAGACCGTTTACCACCGCCCCCAGCCACTCCCGGCATCCAGCGCTCCGGAGGTGGAGAACTTCGTCGGGAGGGATGAGGAACTGAAACTCCTCAAAGGAAGCTCCCCGGTCGTAGCAGTGTTCGGGATAGCCGGGATAGGGAAATCCAGCCTCGTGGCAAGGGCCTTCGATGACGCCTTCTGGTATTCAATGGATGGAAGCGAGAGCCTTGAGTACATCGCCTGGCGGATGGCACTCCACCTGAACATGAAGGGATTCCCTGAACTGATCGAATACCTTCGCGCCGGAGGACGGGACCCCAAATCCATGAAGGGACTGATTCTTGAGGGGATCGAGGAAACACGCTCAGTCATAGTCTTCGAGGACATCCACAAGTGCACCGATGGTGAAATCGAGTCGTTCCTGCGGTTCCTATCCTCCAGAGTCGAGAGGGGAAAGCTCGTCCTCATATCAAGGGAAAAACCACGGGTGGATTACGAGAGGGTTCTGTTCATACACCTCAGGGGGTTGAAAGTCGAGGAGTCTCACAGGCTTTTGAATCTCAGAATACCTGGCATAACTCCCAAGGAGGCAGTAAGGTTACACCACTTAACCCTGGGTCATCCCCTGCTCCTCGCCCTCGCCGCGGAGGCCCGGGGAGTAGCTGGGGACAGGACTTCCCTCTTCGAATACCTGCTGGGGGAGATATACGAGAAGCTGGACGAGAGGGAGAGGCTTGTGCTCCAGGTTCTGGCACTGTTCGATGAGCCCGTGGAGTTACCGGCCCTCAAGAGGATGACGTACGGAAGCGCATTCCTGGTCCTGTACTCCCTCCTGAACAAGGGACTCGTGGAGAGAAAGGACGAGAACTATTACCTCCATGACCTCCTCAGGGCGTTCATAAGGGAGATCAGTGAGGTTGATGAGAAGAGCCATTACAGGGAGTACATCTCATATCTCCTGGAGAAAAACACCGCCAGGGATTTCTTAACGGCCTTTAAGTATGCTATCAGGCTGGGAGACGAGCAGATGATAGCTGATATCACCGAACTGAGGATAAGAAGGCTCTGGAGGGTTGCACTGGACTTTCCGACGACATACATGAGGCTCCTCAGAAAGGTGGAGGATAGTCCCTACGCAAAGAAGGAGATGGCGAGGCTCTACTTCAACAGAGGATTCTTCGAGAGGGCGCTGGGTCTCTGGCATAAGGCCCTGGAGGGCATCGAAGGGGACTTTCACAGATTTGACGTCCTAATGATGCTCGTCGACGTCCACTGCGAGATGGGAAACATCGAATTGGCGGAAGAGACTCTTAGCGAGCTCGAGGGAATTTTCAGAAGCCACAGAGACGACCCGTACATCGAGCTGGGGTACTACATCGAGCTCACGAAGGTGCGGACATTCAAGAGGGAGCGCGAGAAGGCCCTAGAAGGCGCCTTTAAAGAGCTTGAGGCGGTGAGGAGCTACCCGGAGCCGTATCCCGAACTCGAGGCGCTGATCCTCTACCACATAGGCTACCTCTACGTCGAGCTCGGCGAGCTTCAGCGGGCGCTGACATACTACAGGGAGGGCCTTGAGACGGCTAAGGCATACAGCCTCCCATTCATGATGAACCTCGGATACCTTCAGATGGGTATAGTCCAGTATTACCTCCGGAACTTCAACGAGGCCGCTGGCAACGCAGAGAAGGCGGCTGAGTACTTCCTGGGGGTTAGAAACTATCGCAGAGCTCTGGACGCGCTCTTCAGGCTGACGGTGTCCCTCATGGGGCTGGGAGAGTATGGAAAAGCCGAGAACCAGGCTAAGAAAATGGCGGAGATAACACAGAGCACGAACTACCCCCCGGGATGGACGGCATACTTACTCATTGGAATCCTGAGAGAGCTCAGGGGGGAAGATGGAGGAGAATACCTGGAAACGGGCCTGGAAAAGCTCCGGGACAACGACTACCTCTACAGAGGACTCTTTGAAGAGCTCACAGTGCTCTTCGACGAAAGAGACGTCAATTTCTGGCTTTCCAGAGGTTCTAAACCCTGA
- a CDS encoding cysteine protease codes for MKAKVVTSAMLALLLVVSIAGYAGAFEKGGMGKLEYKVYSKDQVMSGAYKVYGNPKLDFWATKTVLTNDGKGTIKNIRIKYSIDNYAPETERRYPLLLPGETIVDLYYPILSSDVTRLSASTPSNVRITVTYEVNGETREESVTKPLSILGANDFVFSSLNPEESTGSFYDTFSNAPLLAAWVTPSDPVVREFADLGNKLAGGAGASLSDDEAIKSLSGMWELAVRNGFSYKTEGEGYWTGKFAEHIMFPRDVIRDKSGTCVDLALWFASLAMSQGLKAYIVLMPGHAFPLIELPSGAVIPVEATAINQGVSFQEAVQIGMEKSWKMAMNGPHDIIDVAEEHSNGIVPPELPSLEADILSKWGIGLNAGAGNAGENGANNGGAGGNGGNPGGGNGGDDVGNGGWDSYHGAYFSFNYPANWDAPEDYGGYVYLLSPDGEFEFIVLYSRGASVEDMAQAFEGSLVDAGVEITDRQDGEASLMGQSVYAVAYSLRTDYGKYSAAARYFTANGVGFAVIYDFPAGNSEYNQIGEHIVETFNLGG; via the coding sequence ATGAAAGCCAAAGTTGTTACTTCCGCGATGCTGGCCCTTCTTCTCGTGGTCTCGATAGCCGGCTACGCCGGGGCCTTCGAGAAGGGCGGCATGGGAAAGCTTGAGTACAAGGTATACTCAAAGGACCAGGTAATGTCCGGGGCCTACAAGGTTTACGGCAACCCGAAGCTCGACTTCTGGGCGACGAAGACGGTTCTGACGAACGATGGGAAGGGAACCATAAAGAACATCCGGATAAAGTATTCGATCGACAACTATGCTCCAGAGACCGAGAGGAGATACCCCCTCCTCCTGCCGGGTGAAACCATAGTCGACCTCTACTACCCCATCCTTTCGAGTGACGTCACCCGTTTATCGGCCTCAACCCCATCAAACGTACGTATAACCGTGACCTACGAGGTGAACGGTGAAACAAGAGAGGAGAGCGTTACAAAGCCCCTTTCAATACTTGGAGCCAATGACTTCGTCTTTTCCTCGCTCAACCCCGAAGAGAGCACGGGGAGCTTCTACGACACCTTCAGCAACGCCCCGCTTCTTGCTGCGTGGGTAACGCCAAGTGACCCCGTTGTCAGAGAATTCGCTGACCTCGGCAACAAGCTGGCCGGGGGTGCGGGCGCGAGCTTGAGCGACGATGAGGCGATAAAAAGCCTCAGCGGCATGTGGGAGCTCGCCGTGAGAAACGGTTTCTCCTACAAGACCGAGGGGGAAGGCTACTGGACGGGCAAGTTTGCAGAGCACATAATGTTTCCGAGGGACGTGATCCGGGACAAGAGCGGAACCTGCGTTGACCTGGCCCTCTGGTTCGCCTCCCTGGCGATGTCACAGGGACTCAAGGCGTACATAGTCCTCATGCCAGGGCACGCCTTTCCGCTGATAGAACTGCCCAGCGGCGCCGTAATACCCGTTGAGGCAACCGCCATAAACCAGGGGGTTTCATTCCAGGAAGCTGTCCAGATCGGCATGGAGAAGAGCTGGAAGATGGCAATGAACGGCCCGCACGACATCATAGACGTCGCGGAGGAACACTCCAACGGAATAGTCCCGCCGGAGCTGCCATCCCTCGAGGCGGATATCCTCTCAAAGTGGGGGATAGGCCTGAACGCTGGAGCGGGCAACGCGGGTGAAAACGGGGCAAACAACGGGGGCGCCGGTGGAAACGGAGGGAACCCCGGAGGTGGAAACGGCGGAGATGATGTCGGAAACGGTGGGTGGGACTCCTACCACGGCGCCTATTTCTCATTCAACTATCCGGCCAACTGGGACGCGCCGGAGGACTATGGCGGCTACGTCTATCTCTTGAGCCCCGACGGGGAATTCGAGTTTATCGTTCTTTACTCCCGGGGGGCGAGCGTTGAAGACATGGCCCAGGCCTTCGAGGGAAGCCTGGTAGATGCAGGGGTCGAGATAACAGATCGCCAGGATGGCGAGGCGAGCTTGATGGGTCAGAGCGTGTACGCGGTAGCGTATAGCCTTAGAACGGACTACGGGAAATACTCCGCCGCTGCGAGGTATTTCACGGCAAACGGGGTTGGCTTCGCCGTTATCTACGATTTCCCTGCCGGAAACAGCGAGTACAACCAGATAGGCGAACACATCGTAGAAACGTTCAACCTGGGGGGATGA
- a CDS encoding FumA C-terminus/TtdB family hydratase beta subunit translates to MRLRTPLRERDVLNLRAGEVVYLSGTVYTARDSAHRKILELAEKGQLPLNLEGAVIYHCGPVVRKGGGGYEVVSAGPTTSSRMNRYLEGILSLGVRGIIGKGGMNPEPFKGRAVYFAFTGGAGSLAAKSVKRVVDVLWLEELGIPEAVWVLEVEDFPLIVAIDANGSSLYGR, encoded by the coding sequence ATGAGACTGAGAACTCCCCTGCGCGAGAGGGACGTCCTGAATCTCAGGGCCGGCGAGGTCGTTTACCTCTCCGGGACAGTTTACACCGCCAGGGATTCGGCACACAGAAAAATCCTTGAGCTGGCTGAGAAAGGGCAGCTTCCCCTCAACCTTGAGGGCGCGGTAATCTACCACTGCGGGCCAGTCGTGAGGAAAGGCGGTGGGGGCTATGAGGTAGTCTCTGCAGGCCCGACTACGAGTTCAAGAATGAACCGCTACCTGGAGGGGATTCTCTCCCTCGGCGTCCGCGGGATAATAGGGAAGGGAGGCATGAACCCGGAGCCCTTTAAAGGCCGCGCCGTTTACTTCGCCTTCACCGGTGGAGCCGGCTCCCTCGCGGCGAAGAGCGTAAAGCGCGTCGTTGACGTTCTCTGGCTGGAAGAGCTCGGTATTCCTGAGGCGGTGTGGGTTCTTGAAGTCGAGGACTTCCCGCTGATTGTGGCGATAGACGCTAACGGTAGCTCCCTCTACGGTCGTTGA
- a CDS encoding NADP-dependent malic enzyme, with product MDTRDFHRDNFPGNGKIELIPKVPLTKETLSLAYTPGVAEVSMAIANGEDPCEYTNRCNTVAVVSDGTRVLGLGDVGASPALPVMEGKALLFKAFGGVDAFPLVLAEKDPERFIEVVKAISPSFGGINLEDIASPKCFYILERLRSELDIPIFHDDQQGTASVVLAGLINALKVVGKRLDGITVALFGAGAAGFATLKIITRAGVRPENVRVVELVDGKPRVLTPDLPIEELFPHRGELLSKTNGEGIEGGPVEALNGADALISFTRPGPGVIKPEWTELMADDAIVFPLANPTPEILPEEAKKAGARIIATGRSDYPNQVNNLLGFPAIFRGALDVRARTITDGMIIAASKAMASVIEPSEEEIIPSPFHPEVHPKVARAVAEEAMRENVARIRVRGEEVEERLRRWREFYEREIGPLNDRRGSYR from the coding sequence ATGGACACGAGGGACTTCCACAGAGACAACTTCCCTGGAAACGGAAAGATTGAGCTCATCCCCAAGGTTCCCCTCACGAAGGAAACCCTCAGCCTCGCCTACACCCCCGGTGTGGCGGAGGTATCGATGGCGATAGCAAACGGAGAAGACCCCTGCGAGTACACCAACAGGTGCAACACGGTCGCTGTTGTAAGCGATGGCACGAGGGTGCTGGGCCTCGGCGATGTCGGAGCTTCGCCGGCACTCCCCGTCATGGAGGGAAAAGCTCTGCTCTTCAAGGCCTTCGGTGGGGTGGATGCTTTCCCGCTCGTTCTGGCCGAGAAGGACCCCGAGAGATTCATCGAAGTCGTCAAGGCCATCTCGCCCTCCTTCGGGGGGATAAACCTTGAGGACATAGCATCGCCAAAGTGCTTCTACATCCTCGAAAGGCTCCGCAGCGAGCTTGACATCCCAATCTTCCACGACGACCAGCAGGGGACGGCTTCGGTTGTTCTGGCAGGGCTGATAAACGCCCTCAAGGTCGTTGGCAAGAGGCTGGACGGGATAACCGTCGCCCTCTTCGGTGCCGGGGCGGCCGGCTTCGCGACGCTGAAGATAATAACCAGGGCAGGGGTAAGGCCGGAGAACGTCAGGGTTGTGGAGCTGGTCGATGGGAAGCCGAGGGTTCTGACCCCAGACCTGCCGATTGAGGAACTCTTTCCCCACAGGGGAGAACTGCTCTCCAAAACGAACGGTGAGGGAATCGAGGGCGGTCCAGTGGAAGCCCTAAACGGCGCCGACGCGCTCATATCCTTCACGAGGCCCGGACCCGGCGTTATAAAGCCGGAGTGGACAGAGCTCATGGCCGACGACGCGATAGTCTTTCCGCTGGCAAATCCAACCCCCGAGATACTTCCGGAGGAGGCGAAGAAAGCCGGGGCGAGGATAATAGCGACGGGAAGGAGCGACTACCCAAACCAGGTGAACAACCTCCTCGGATTTCCTGCGATTTTTAGGGGAGCACTTGACGTCAGGGCCAGAACCATAACCGACGGCATGATAATAGCGGCTTCAAAGGCGATGGCGTCGGTAATAGAGCCGAGCGAGGAGGAGATAATCCCGTCCCCCTTCCACCCGGAGGTCCACCCGAAAGTTGCTAGAGCGGTCGCAGAGGAAGCGATGCGTGAAAACGTTGCAAGAATACGCGTGCGCGGGGAAGAGGTGGAGGAGAGGCTGAGGCGCTGGAGGGAGTTCTACGAGCGGGAGATAGGGCCTCTCAACGACCGTAGAGGGAGCTACCGTTAG
- a CDS encoding ferritin family protein: protein MPTPIESFMAAGDTFEEIKKVLEDVSKSPLPEVLAYLVKSEEYSVRIYAILRDTLPHGYGRIKFGDFVERKIKSEEKLRRIARKLFPDLNIEVSETEWSRIFLERKSGIRTVGDYLEVLRTAMELEELGEKVYSYLAQRLSGYEERNLMKDLAAVSRKNYEALKEEFEKLRGLASKKAFEDFFDELVE from the coding sequence ATGCCGACTCCCATTGAGTCCTTCATGGCCGCTGGGGACACCTTTGAGGAGATAAAGAAGGTTCTGGAAGACGTATCAAAGAGTCCCCTACCAGAGGTCTTAGCCTATCTGGTGAAGAGCGAGGAGTATTCCGTCAGGATATACGCCATCTTGAGGGATACCCTCCCCCACGGCTACGGTAGAATAAAGTTTGGGGACTTTGTGGAGAGGAAGATTAAAAGTGAGGAAAAACTGAGGAGGATCGCCAGAAAGCTCTTTCCTGATCTCAACATTGAAGTCTCTGAGACGGAATGGAGCAGGATTTTTCTTGAGAGGAAGTCTGGAATAAGAACTGTTGGGGATTACCTTGAGGTTCTGAGGACTGCCATGGAGCTTGAGGAGCTTGGGGAGAAGGTTTACTCCTACCTCGCTCAGAGGCTTTCCGGATATGAGGAAAGAAACCTAATGAAGGACCTGGCGGCGGTATCAAGGAAAAACTACGAGGCTTTAAAGGAGGAATTCGAAAAGTTGAGAGGACTTGCCTCAAAGAAGGCCTTCGAAGACTTCTTTGATGAACTTGTGGAGTGA
- a CDS encoding phosphoadenosine phosphosulfate reductase family protein — MFHLIVRARKDAKTIQYINERNYGGFLKVSSLGGGRTLEEVEGPLRELLDGPYVPILLLGEAEGNLMEEVLPVLEESGKPFYARLLRTKRVRNMRVDELYSNIEEIKARFRLGIEWKETYVLNPENPFGIEINPDYDIYLALGEGFREAMGELGVELGENSLVLRKLMNHEVYFSGPYRVAEVSKKLGFPTEVLWRIPGGEDVSLESLVEANRDYLEAFVEASKAFLENFRGHEVIVPWSGGKDSTAVLILAKEVFGDVTAIYVRMEYEMPGTDEYVEKLSRKLGVNLIRVDVPMPIERYGMPTHKNRWCTRKKVEALYSVVSGFENPVLLVGDRDGESTRRRLKPPVIERTTEFGRIVEAMPIKFWSGFMVQLFVLMRGFELHPLYYEGFYRLGCTVCPSLAEWEVGLLKKMKVRALPG; from the coding sequence ATGTTCCATCTCATAGTTAGGGCCAGAAAGGACGCCAAGACCATTCAATACATAAACGAACGGAATTATGGTGGTTTTCTGAAGGTTTCAAGCCTCGGTGGTGGCAGAACGCTGGAAGAGGTCGAGGGCCCCCTCCGAGAGCTCCTCGACGGGCCGTACGTGCCCATTCTGCTCCTTGGAGAGGCCGAGGGGAATCTGATGGAGGAAGTACTACCCGTCCTTGAGGAATCCGGCAAGCCCTTCTACGCGAGACTCTTGAGGACAAAGCGCGTGAGGAACATGCGCGTCGATGAGCTGTACTCCAACATCGAGGAGATAAAGGCCCGCTTTCGTCTCGGTATCGAGTGGAAAGAGACCTACGTCTTGAACCCAGAAAACCCCTTCGGGATAGAGATAAACCCCGACTACGACATTTACCTGGCCCTCGGGGAGGGCTTTAGGGAGGCGATGGGAGAACTGGGGGTTGAGCTTGGGGAGAACTCCCTCGTCTTGAGGAAGCTTATGAACCACGAAGTTTACTTTTCTGGGCCTTACAGGGTCGCAGAGGTGAGCAAGAAGCTGGGTTTTCCAACTGAGGTGCTCTGGAGGATTCCTGGTGGTGAAGACGTCTCCCTTGAGTCCCTCGTTGAGGCAAACAGGGACTACCTTGAAGCCTTCGTCGAGGCGAGTAAGGCCTTTCTTGAGAATTTCAGAGGGCATGAGGTAATCGTCCCCTGGAGCGGGGGGAAGGATTCGACCGCGGTTCTGATACTTGCGAAGGAAGTTTTCGGCGATGTTACAGCCATCTACGTCCGCATGGAATACGAAATGCCTGGAACCGACGAGTACGTCGAAAAGCTCTCCCGGAAGCTTGGTGTCAACCTGATTCGTGTTGATGTTCCGATGCCCATTGAGAGGTACGGCATGCCTACCCACAAAAACCGCTGGTGCACAAGGAAGAAAGTGGAGGCCCTCTATTCCGTCGTTTCTGGTTTTGAAAATCCAGTCCTTCTGGTTGGTGACAGGGACGGGGAGAGCACGAGGAGGAGACTTAAGCCCCCCGTCATCGAGAGGACGACCGAGTTTGGGAGGATTGTAGAAGCCATGCCGATAAAGTTCTGGAGTGGATTCATGGTTCAGCTCTTCGTCCTCATGAGGGGTTTTGAGTTGCATCCACTCTATTACGAGGGCTTCTACCGTCTCGGCTGTACCGTCTGCCCAAGTTTGGCCGAGTGGGAGGTGGGGCTTTTAAAAAAGATGAAAGTAAGGGCCCTCCCAGGTTAG